In one window of Podospora pseudopauciseta strain CBS 411.78 chromosome 2 map unlocalized CBS411.78m_2.2, whole genome shotgun sequence DNA:
- a CDS encoding uncharacterized protein (COG:S; EggNog:ENOG503PA19), which yields MKWNAILAASGLLSPTQALLRFGCSQLTVQRLDPLVNPGQSPSPHLHQIIGGNSFNISMDPKDGFDLPKLSTCTSCQFTEDFSNYWTAVMFFRARNGTFKRVPQIAQNGMEGTNGGMVVYYMSDALFDTAQKSKVTAFKPGFRMLVGDPSYSTRDQARDWRQLTFTCMESQASRAPEYISFPPTPCRGGIMANHRFPTCWDGVNLDSPNHRDHVAYPETGTFESGGRCPASHPVRLPQILLETVWDTRAFNNKEDWPADGSQPFFWSSGDGSGFANHADYVFGWEGDSLQRAMDAHTYVSAPMLKTQTIAQQNKCTVRDFVREDFSGWLKQLPGVAM from the exons ATGAAGTGGAACGCCATTCTCGCCGCCTCTGGGCTGCTGTCGCCCACCCAGGCTTTGCTTCGGTTTGGGTGCTCCCAGCTGACAGTACAGAGGCTAGATCCGTTGGTGAATCCCGGCCAAAGCCCATCGCCCCATCTTCATCAAATTATTGGAGGT AACTCTTTCAATATCTCCATGGACCCGAAAGACGGGTTCGATCTCCCCAAGCTCTCAACATGCACGTCTTGCCAGTTCACCGAAGACTTTTCCAATTATTGGACAGCCGTTATGTTCTTCCGTGCCAGGAATGGCACCTTTAAGAGAGTACCCCAGATTGCCCAGAATGGTATGGAGGGAACCAACGGCGGCATG GTTGTTTACTACATGAGCGATGCCCTTTTTGACACAGCACAAAAGTCAAAGGTCACCGCCTTCAAGCCCGGCTTTCGCATGCTGGTCGGCGACCCATCATACAGCACGCGAGACCAAGCCAGAGACTGGCGCCAACTGACCTTTACCTGCATGGAGAGCCAGGCCAGCCGTGCCCCCGAGTACATCAGcttccccccaactccctgCCGCGGTGGAATCATGGCGAACCATCGATTCCCGACTTGCTGGGATGGTGTCAACCTGGATTCTCCCAACCACAGAGACCATGTTGCCTACCCCGAGACAGGCACATTTGAGTCCGGAGGCCGATGCCCAGCTTCCCATCCTGTGCGGCTGCCCCAGATCTTGCTCGAAACAGTGTGGGACACGCGTGCCTTTAACAACAAGGAAGACTGGCCTGCTGATGGCAGCCAGCCATTTTTCTGGTCGAGCGGAGATGGCAGTGGCTTCGCCAATCATGCCGATTACGTctttggctgggagggggaCTCGCTCCAAAGAGCCATGGACGCGCACACCTACGTCAGCGCGCCCATGCTCAAGACTCAGACCATTGCACAGCAGAACAAGTGCACTGTTCGTGATTTCGTCAGAGAGGACTTTTCAGGAT GGCTCAAACAATTGCCGGGCGTTGCTATGTAA
- a CDS encoding uncharacterized protein (EggNog:ENOG503PFYK): MQLSLGLLALWASTSLGQSMQECTRELARTDECADVINPNACYNMYRFNSARTLSCIEGKDDAERKRKACMCCTCVGTVMCNWLRTNRYC; this comes from the exons ATGCAGCTGTCCCTCGGTCTCCTCGCCCTGTGGGCTTCCACGTCCCTAGGACAGTCGATGCAGGAGTGCACACGAGAGCTCGCCAGGACAGATGAATGCGCCGATGTTATCAACCCCAATGCGTGCTACAACATGTACCGGTTCAACAGCGCGCGAACATTGTCATGTATCGAAGGCAAGGATGATGCcgaaagaaagagaaag GCTTGCATGTGTTGCACGTGTGTTGGGACCGTCATGTGCAACTGGCTGCGGACGAATCGTTACTGTTGA
- a CDS encoding uncharacterized protein (COG:S; EggNog:ENOG503P2H4): protein MADKPILILGSTGPSGICLLRELLHRKKRVIAFVRPTSASKIPADLVSSNPDNLQVVHGQIDDDVALGEAVAQCSAIISLMGPVQESMSSRTPLPYPAFYENHVLPVMKKHGIKRIAAMGTISIYAEDDTAVFLRWILRTGVSWMFPAAYNAMLGIASVFKEEADIYWTIFRLPMLLGGSDETAWKADREKGEAQAGPVSNAWTGKLNRSILAKWLADWAENEGKWVRELPALSS, encoded by the coding sequence ATGGCAGACAAACCAATCCTCATTCTGGGCTCGACCGGGCCCTCCGGCATCTGCCTTCTCCGCGAGCTTCTTCATCGCAAGAAGCGAGTTATCGCCTTTGTGCGCCCAACCTCCGCTTCCAAAATCCCAGCCGATCTCGTGTCTTCCAACCCCGACAATCTTCAGGTGGTGCATGGCCAGATCGACGATGATGTAGCCCTCGGTGAAGCCGTTGCTCAGTGCAGCGCAATCATATCCCTCATGGGCCCAGTCCAGGAGTCCATGTCGTCTCGTACACCACTTCCATATCCGGCATTCTACGAAAACCACGTGCTGCCCGTGATGAAGAAGCACGGGATCAAGCGCATTGCTGCAATGGGCACGATCTCCATCTATGCAGAGGACGACACTGCCGTCTTTTTGAGGTGGATTCTGCGAACAGGCGTGAGCTGGATGTTCCCAGCCGCATATAATGCCATGCTTGGGATTGCTAGTGTTTTCAAGGAAGAAGCAGACATCTACTGGACCATCTTCAGGTTGCCCATGCTCCTGGGAGGAAGCGATGAGACGGCTTGGAAGGCAGACCGTGAAAAGGGTGAGGCTCAAGCTGGCCCGGTGAGCAACGCCTGGACGGGAAAGTTGAACAGATCAATTCTAGCCAAGTGGCTCGCCGACTGGGCTGAGAATGAGGGAAAATGGGTACGAGAACTGCCTGCCTTGAGTAGCTGA
- a CDS encoding uncharacterized protein (EggNog:ENOG503P4U8), translated as MDPKALNQSLSAPTLRRTTDPIRPRPIMPWGRVIVYGLSAGFLGVAAMTVSEKVEQFFTGRPNSYVPAKTLAALLGVTPQSDQQLWGLNMTMHYGQGAAAAVIRAVASYSLGMRGPFTDFMFMGVRLLIDQTLENWTGVGALPWTWPVDEQVVDLLHKGVFAFATGYLVDWWIQ; from the exons ATGGACCCCAAAGCTCTTAACCAAAGCCTATCTGCACCAACCTTGCGGCGGACCACAGACCCAATCCGTCCTCGGCCAATCATGCCCTGGGGTAGAGTGATAGTATATGGTCTGTCGGCCGGTTTCTTAGGAGTTGCTGC TATGACGGTTAGCGAAAAAGTCGAACAGTTTTTTACAGGCCGCCCCAACTCCTACGTGCCAGCCAAAACTCTCGCTGCGTTGCTTGGGGTCACTCCTCAAAGCGACCAGCAGTTGTGGGGTCTCAACATGACAATGCATTATGGCCAAGGTGCAGCTGCTGCCGTGATCAGAGCAGTTGCAAGTTATTCTTTGGGCATGAGAGGGCCATTCACCGACTTTATGTTTATGGGTGTTAGGCTGTTGATTGACCAGACGCTGGAAAATTGGACGGGCGTTGGAGCTTTGCCTTGGACCTGGCCGGTAGACGAGCAAGTCGTGGATCTGCTGCACAAGGGCGTTTTTGCATTTGCCACAGGGTATTTGGTGGACTGGTGGATTCAGTAA
- a CDS encoding uncharacterized protein (EggNog:ENOG503P0MD) yields the protein MPTASKVSHIIGAVGLVLVTVLYIALLLIPWVYTCDLSTGPVWVSNPKTWTELPRGVEPINVDRMADYDKAIKILNTITSIVAIPVVYAVVQRAASVGSQSKHNLWDNAALSWLAVILIMITLILPPIRTLVVSHETIKVPTSFLGQGVKALDATPQMLEMVSENGVVEKVKHGLVNSQESDRHPQLWPEAGQASDVSTTPSLGGFRPANEPDIMDLSHQHMFVSLVPRLNTGYYRSHALRMKSLPDCKAIAQFPPVCSGPRPFARVFESPNTLVTVCVPGASGRSPWPDRSQDRREIKEDLFIRMVRNVLTGDVRNPSQIRHQKIYHCTATTTRGYFELPNYLNEEKVGPLLNTFPDLGLDDLEGHFVDVSPNRDVPLGSPDFVQNFTSDPFLSLGPTEPSNIAPGPLMISAQALFGNQTWFHTLARAFVNSTASNNSSLPRLDALETLQMVCSENNMPLARFSAFPPAEMVISDRRMSKECQSVLTPRSRQEDRITEQQAATKLENMMNDFLSVFERGPNTTLWTAMVLANEAVLQAATQDSTLARKVFVDLGQVMTNKPVLTQGAVVGVSLLVAFQVLGLVVLGVYLMIGSFEPAWFIKRFAGDGETGAGSKGVTNEYDEEPLRDLSTPAGSERR from the exons ATGCCAACAGCCTCAAAAGTTAGCCACATCATCGGGGCAGTCGGTCTGGTTCTTGTCACCGTCCTGTACATTGCGCTTCTGCTGATACCATGGGTCTATACATGTGACCTCAGCACCGGCCCCGTCTGGGTATCAAATCCCAAGACGTGGACAGAGCTACCTCGTGGGGTTGAACCCATCAATGTGGACCGCATGGCTGACTACGACAAAGCGATCAAGATCTTgaacaccatcacctccatcGTCGCCATACCAGTCGTGTACGCCGTCGTCCAACGTGCTGCCAGTGTTGGGTCGCAGTCCAAGCATAACTTGTGGGACAATGCCGCCTTGTCGTGGTTggccgtcatcctcatcatgaTCA CTCTGATTCTACCTCCCATTCGCACTCTTGTCGTGAGCCATGAGACCATCAAGGTTCCAACCTCCTTTCTCGGCCAAGGTGTTAAGGCTCTTGACGCTACACCTCAAATGCTAGAGATGGTGAGCGAAaatggggtggtggaaaaaGTCAAACACGGCCTGGTCAACTCCCAAGAGTCTGATAGACACCCACAGTTATGGCCCGAAGCTGGCCAGGCATCAGACgtgtcaacaacaccctcactCGGCGGGTTCCGTCCAGCCAATGAGCCTGACATAATGGATCTTTCCCACCAACACATGTTTGTTTCATTAGTCCCCAGATTGAACACGGGCTACTACCGAAGCCATGCTTTGCGGATGAAGAGTCTTCCGGATTGCAAGGCGATTGCCCAGTTTCCCCCGGTTTGCTCTGGACCAAGACCATTTGCAAGAGTCTTTGAATCACCAAACACCTTGGTGACTGTTTGCGTACCGGGGGCATCAGGACGCTCGCCATGGCCGGACAGGAGCCAAGACAGACGCGAGATCAAGGAAGATCTGTTTATACGGATGGTCCGGAATGTTTTGACTGGTGATGTCCGAAATCCTTCGCAAATTAGGCATCAGAAAATATACCATTGCACAGCAACCACGACAAGGGGGTACTTTGAGTTGCCCAACTATCTCAACGAAGAGAAAGTTGGGCCACTGCTAAACACATTCCCTGATCTGGGGCTTGATGACCTAGAAGGGCACTTTGTCGACGTGAG TCCTAATCGTGACGTGCCGCTTGGCAGCCCCGATTTTGTTCAAAACTTTACCAGCGATCCATTCTTATCCCTCGGGCCGACCGAGCCATCAAACATTGCCCCAGGGCCGCTCATGATTTCCGCCCAGGCTCTTTTTGGTAACCAAACTTGGTTCCACACCCTGGCTCGGGCTTTTGTCAACAGCACGGCGTCCAACAATTCATCGCTCCCGCGACTTGACGCCCTGGAGACGCTTCAGATGGTGTGCTCGGAAAACAACATGCCTCTGGCACGGTTTTCTGCCTTTCCTCCAGCCGAGATGGTCATTTCTGACCGCCGCATGTCCAAGGAATGTCAATCCGTTCTCACTCCCCGGAGCAGGCAAGAGGACAGAATCACAGAGCAACAAGCCGCGACCAAGTTGGAAAACATGATGAACGACTTCCTTTCAGTGTTTGAACGAGGGCCCAACACGACCTTGTGGACTGCCATGGTTCTGGCAAACGAAGCCGTCTTGCAGGCCGCCACCCAGGATAGTACGTTGGCGCGCAAAGTGTTTGTCGATTTGGGCCAGGTAATGACGAACAAGCCCGTCCTAACCCAAGGCGCAGTTGTTGGTGTGAGCCTTCTCGTTGCGTTCCAGGTATTGGGGCTGGTAGTTTTGGGAGTGTACTTGATGATTGGGAGCTTTGAACCAGCCTGGTTCATAAAGAGATTTGCGGGCGATGGGGAGACGGGGGCTGGTAGCAAAGGGGTAACGAACGAGTATGATGAGGAACCCCTGAGGGACCTGAGCACGCCAGCGGGTAGTGAGAGACGGTAG
- a CDS encoding uncharacterized protein (EggNog:ENOG503NVM3; COG:G), with protein sequence MLRPRRCKLCLRRSYPAHLPSWFPACRNAAVNMTPTNHDSKDTKEVASPSPKIFADEKKTDTGLSSSDSGSVSQESLVDTDGYGSTNDHIFSDPAVADHWRTTYENVNYENRHRFDPSFTWSAEEERKLVKKIDRRIMLWAWIMFCGLDLHRRNINRAITDRMLEEIGMDTNDFNYGQTLFLASFLVAELPSGLISKRVGADRWIPFLICSWSIVAGSQAFLKTKAGFYVIKVLLGFLMGGFIPDIVLWLTYFFKSNELPTRLAWFWTALSTVNIVGSLLAAGILKMRGIGGWSGWQWLFLLEGIVTLLIGTFSWVLMPPGPCQTRNWFRGKDGWFSDREESIIVNRLLRDDPSKGDMNNRQGVGLVLLWKTIKDWEMWPLYLIGLTTYIPPSPLNTYMSFILRQMGFGVFEANLMAIPAQFMFAVNLLIITWVSKRFKERSIVSSISNIWMFPFFVALVAYPNASPWARYGIMTGLLSYPYCHAILVGWNARNSNAVRTRAVSAALYNMFVQSGNILASNIYRDEDRPFYVRGNRILLGIVCYNIVQFYFVKAFYIWRNKLRDAKWNELTPEQQEDYTLNSEDEGLKRLDFRFAH encoded by the exons ATGTTACGTCCGCGGAGATGCAAACTGTGTCTCAGGCG GTCCTACCCAGCACATCTTCCATCTTGGTTTCCGGCCTGCCGGAACGCTGCCGTCAACATGACTCCCACCAACCACGACTCCAAAGACACAAAGGAGGTGGCCTCTCCGTCGCCAAAGATCTTTGCtgacgagaagaagacggaTACGGGCCTCAGCAGCTCAGACTCTGGTTCAGTCTCCCAAGAGTCACTCGTTGATACTGATGGTTATGGCTCAACCAACGATCACATCTTTTCTGATCCGGCTGTGGCGGATCACTGGCGCACCACATACGAAAATGTAAATTATGAGAACAGACATCGCTTCGACCCCAGCTTTACCTGgtcggccgaggaggagcggaAGCTGGTCAAGAAGATTGACCGTAGAATCATGCTTTG GGCATGGATCATGTTTTGTGGTCTCGATTTGCATCGTCGAAACATCAACCGCGCCATTACGGATAGGATGCTGGAAGAGATTGGCATGGACACGAACGACTTCAATTACGGCCAGACCTTGTTCTTGGCGTCTTTCTTGGTGGCAGAACTTCCATCTGGGCTCATCAGCAAGAGGGTCGGTGCTGACCGTTGGATTCCCTTCCTCATCTGCAGCTGGTCCATTGTGGCTGGCTCGCAGGCGTTCCTCAAGACCAAGGCTGGATTTTATGTCATTAAGGTGTTATTGGGCTTCCTGATGGGCGGGTTCATCCCCGACATCGTGCTGTGGCTCACCTACTTCTTCAAGTCCAACGAACTGCCCACCCGTCTCGCCTGGTTCTGGACGGCCCTCAGCACGGTGAACATTGTCGGTTCTCTTCTCGCTGCTGGCATCCTTAAGATGCGAGGAATTGGTGGCTGGAGTGGTTGGCAGTGGCTCTTTCTGCTCGAAGGCATCGTGACACTCCTTATCGGCACCTTTTCGTGGGTTCTCATGCCCCCCGGACCCTGTCAAACCCGTAACTGGTTCCGGGGCAAAGACGGCTGGTTTTCAGACCGCGAGGAATCCATCATTGTGAATCGGCTGCTCCGCGATGACCCCTCCAAGGGCGACATGAACAATCGCCAGGGTGTTGGTCTTGTCCTCCTCTGGAAGACCATCAAGGACTGGGAGATGTGGCCGTTGTATCTCATTGGTTTGACCACCTACATCCCCCCCTCGCCCCTCAACACCTATATGTCCTTCATTTTGCGACAAATGGGCTTTGGCGTCTTTGAAGCCAACTTGATGGCCATTCCGGCTCAGTTCATGTTTGCCGTCAACTTGCTCATCATCACTTGGGTGTCCAAGCGATTCAAAGAGAGGTCAATCgtctcctccatcagcaACATTTGGATGTTTCCCTTCTTCGTGGCCTTGGTCGCATATCCGAATGCTTCTCCATGGGCTCGCTATGGAATCATGACTGGTCTTTTGTCCTACCCTTACTGCCACGCCATTCTGGTCGGCTGGAACGCACGCAACAGCAACGCGGTCCGGACAAGAGCCGTGTCGGCTGCCCTTTACAATATGTTTGTCCAGAGCGGCAACATCCTCGCCAGCAACATTTACCGTGACGAGGATAGGCCGTTTTACGTTCGTGGAAACCGGATTCTGCTTGGTATTGTCTGTTACAACATTGTGCAGTTTTACTTTGTCAAAGCCTTTTACATCTGGAGGAACAAGCTGAGGGACGCCAAATGGAATGAGCTCACACCGGAGCAACAGGAGGATTATACTCTCAacagcgaggacgagggcCTGAAAAGACTGGATTTCCGGTTTGCTCACTGA
- a CDS encoding uncharacterized protein (EggNog:ENOG503PQN4), giving the protein MALFPDLGAWLFRSVRRDTFAESPILAIQRLKLLPQPIGDSDKDVLVGAVLNLGSSLSQALHILLELLPEDKAGERLGEILCPTLGQLLASLQTTLSAFEDQTPTRQVSLRGGQLKHSRSESALRSAASLPKLTPRPLTPILMKRTPPETPKTPRPSEGVIHTRVVSSPLRFARPAANQTRSRHHRKATEEFPRLHEDISIPHRQHEQKRKPPTPPASYRQETSGLHNALKSELRVQAAIRVAVDSLEFAESQLQLVKEINQLHGGSFDLMRKNFYSGYNNLLLRALELEQLESERSSSRPVTNNDPSRWGHQRQQPSIHVSFPANMPTPPYNASSPLRAGMSRGNTTVPARMPTSDSEGEIGSRQGMTRRNTIQGIKQENDQDFVRPAIKRRLSLAEELALAGDDSDSEYGHSGSENGDESATDMAGEASEEEASQQSESQADSDNDDGRYDSDHHGGGGEESSSSSNEFAMGEHDGRNDPTVKQAKYL; this is encoded by the exons ATGGCGCTTTTCCCTGACCTGGGGGCATGGCTGTTCCGTTCTGTCAGGCGCGATACCTTTGCCGAAAGCCCCATTCTAGCAATCCAGAGGCTTAAGTTGCTCCCCCAACCAATCGGAGACTCGGACAAAGACGTGCTGGTCGGTGCTGTTCTCAACTTGGGATCCAGTCTGTCTCAGgccctccacatcctcctcgaatTGCTGCCCGAAGATAAAGCCGGCGAGCGCCTCGGGGAGATACTCTGCCCAACACTGGGGCAGCTTCTGGCCTCTCTTCAAACTACCCTGTCTGCTTTTGAAGACCAGACACCGACAAGACAAGTATCTTTACGAGGTGGACAACTGAAGCATAGCCGGTCTGAATCAGCGCTGCGATCCGCAGCCAGCTTGCCTAAACTCACTCCCCGTCCACTTACACCGATATTGATGAAAAGGACGCCGCCTGAGACTCCAAAGACACCTCGGCCAAGCGAAGGTGTGATCCATACACGTGTTGTCTCCAGTCCGTTACGATTTGCGAGACCAGCTGCCAACCAGACAAGGTCACGCCATCATCGAAAAGCCACAGAAGAGTTTCCGAGGCTACATGAAGATATCTCTATCCCACATCGACAACATGAACAAAAACgcaaaccaccaacacctccagcaTCTTACAGGCAAGAAACATCCGGCCTTCACAATGCTCTAAAGTCCGAGTTGAGAGTCCAGGCTGCCATCAGGGTAGCAGTTGACTCTTTGGAATTTGCCGAAAGTCAGCTCCAGCTAGTCAAAGAAATTAATCAATTGCATGGAGGCA GCTTCGATCTTATGCGAAAAAACTTCTACTCTGGCTACAATAACCTCTTGCTACGTGCCCTCGAACTTGAGCAGCTGGAGTCTGAGCGGTCGTCATCAAGGCCAGTTACTAACAACGATCCGTCGAGGTGGGGTCATCAAAGACAGCAGCCATCTATACATGTTTCTTTCCCAGCAAACATGCCCACGCCGCCCTACAATGCCTCGAGTCCTCTTCGGGCTGGCATGTCGAGGGGCAACACAACAGTCCCAGCGAGGATGCCAACCTCGGACTCGGAGGGAGAGATTGGTTCAAGACAAGGAATGACGAGGAGAAACACAATACAGGGCATCAAGCAAGAGA ATGACCAAGACTTTGTTAGACCAGCCATTAAACGTCGATTATCGCTAGCAGAAGAATTAGCACTGGCGGGTGACGACTCTGACTCTGAGTACGGCCACAGCGGCAGTGAGAACGGAGATGAGTCTGCTACCGACATGGCGGGTGAAGCGAGTGAGGAAGAGGCGAGTCAACAGAGCGAGAGTCAGGCTGACAGTGACAATGACGATGGTCGGTATGATAGCGACCACCACggcggtgggggggaagagagtAGCAGCAGCTCAAACGAGTTTGCCATGGGAGAGCACGACGGAAGGAACGACCCGACAGTGAAACAGGCgaagtatttataa
- the MUP3 gene encoding low-affinity methionine permease (EggNog:ENOG503NVX7; COG:E): MPNQSTSHGETTPLLRAPPSAAVVHISQGHRRQKPSSTSASSTTPKSGDIISTTRRDIEDDVLPETAVLGRTLGWRSAYILIISRVIGSGIFATPGSIVSSVGSIGLSLTLWVAGAVLSWFGLAVGLEYGCMLPRSGGDKVYLEFTYRRPRFLASTIVAVHAVLLGFTASNCIVFGEYTLFALGKQPSEHKVEVRALAVALMTLITLIHGCFLRTGIFIQNLLGWIKIGLIMFMTLASAVVVLAGYRPTTPSETTRLLLPSWDSIWEGSVWNWGIISTALFKVFYSYAGLQNVNNVLNEVRDPVKTLKSAAPTALFTACLLYFLVNVAYFLIVPLDEIKQSGELIAALFFQRLLGETTGRIFLPLAVAISAAGNVMVVTFSLARLNQEIARQGLLPYGHLWSSSQPLGAPLGALMVHYIPSVVVICVPARNIYSFILDVEGYPGQFFVLATSLGLIWLRKTRPDLRRPYKAFLPAVWARIVLSIAMIAAPFMPMAGESHGDHLFRVSYALLGISVLLLAVLYWFVLVVVLPKLGGYELDETTEVLGDGTAITKLIRVAKEDEHTT; encoded by the exons ATGCCTAACCAGTCAACTTCACATGGAGAGACAACACCTCTTCTTCGAGCGCCTCCCTCAGCTGCCGTCGTCCACATCAGCCAAGGCCACCGACGTCAGAAACCCAGCTCGACATCCGCCTCGTCCACAACACCCAAAAGCGGTGATATCATCTCGACAACTCGCAGAGACATTGAAGATGATGTGCTTCCCGAGACAGCCGTCCTGGGACGTACTCTAGGTTGGAGAAGTGCCTACATTTTGATCATCTCGCGGGTCATCGGGTCTGGCATCTTTGCAACTCCGGGGAGCATAGTCAGTTCAGTGGGGAGTATCGGTCTCAGCCTCACCCTTTGGGTCGCCGGTGCCGTTTTGAGTTGGTTTGGATTGGCTGTTGGATTGGAATATGGATGTATGCTTCCGCGCTCAGGTG GCGACAAGGTATACTTGGAATTCACTTATCGTCGCCCTCGATTTCTGGCGTCGACCATTGTAGCTGTTCACGCTGTACTTTTGGGGTTCACGGCAAGCAACTGTATCGTTTTTGGCGAGTACACCCTCTTCGCACTCGGGAAGCAGCCCTCGGAACACAAAGTCGAGGTTCGGGCTCTCGCTGTGGCTTTAATGACGCTGATTACCCTCATTCATGGTTGCTTTCTTAGGACGGGGATATTCATCCAAAACCTGCTGGGTTGGATCAAGATTGGCTTGATCATGTTTATGACACTTGCTTCTGCCGTGGTGGTCCTGGCCGGCTACCGTCCCACAACCCCATCCGAAACGACGCGGCTACTGCTACCTTCCTGGGATAGTATCTGGGAGGGGTCTGTCTGGAACTGGGGCATCATCAGCACTGCCTTATTCAAGGTTTTCTACTCGTATGCGGGACTGCAAAACGTCAACAATGTGCTCAACGAAGTGCGGGACCCAGTCAAGACGCTGAAATCAGCCGCACCCACTGCCTTGTTTACAGCTTGTCTCCTCTACTTTCTGGTCAATGTCGCCTATTTTCTCATTGTGCCATTGGATGAGATTAAGCAGAGTGGCGAGCTGATTGCAGCGCTGTTCTTTCAGAGGCTGCTGGGGGAAACGACCGGGCGGATCTTCCTGCCTCTAGCTGTGGCTATTTCGGCTGCTGGAAATGTTATGGTTGTCACATTCTCCTTG GCGAGACTGAACCAAGAGATTGCTCGCCAGGGTCTCCTACCTTATGGACATCTCTGGTCGTCCTCTCAGCCGTTGGGAGCCCCTTTGGGAGCACTCATGGTCCATTACATCCCctctgtggtggtgatatgcGTCCCAGCTCGCAACATATACTCCTTCATTCTTGATGTGGAAGGATATCCTGGTCAGTTCTTTGTTTTGGCGACTAGTCTTGGTCTCATTTGGCTTCGGAAGACGAGACCAGATCTGAGACGTCCATACAAAGCATTCCTACCTGCAGTGTGGGCACGAATCGTGTTATCTATTGCCATGATTGCAGCCCCATTCATGCCCATGGCTGGTGAGAGCCATGGTGATCATTTGTTCAGGGTCAGTTATGCATTGCTGGGCATTTCCGT ACTTTTATTGGCGGTTCTCTACTGGTTTGTGCTTGTCGTTGTTCTTCCTAAACTAGGCGGATACGAATTAGACGAAACAACCGAGGTCTTGGGGGATGGCACAGCTATTACAAAACTCATCCGTGTTGCAAAAGAAGACGAACACACCACTTGA
- a CDS encoding uncharacterized protein (EggNog:ENOG503Q3TU), whose product MAAAAVASPAVNAIGPINSHGLEFGKPLKHNVHTKFNYYKDRGDGSAPAPYVIGRPETLIERPRVEIDAVVTDITGDESKYTLDSHGFQFYRHESQEKDFSDDDKIKAEYYPEVEQLLKDATGAHRVYIFDHTIRRGSQDNRAPDAGFRGPVRSVHVDQSYEASRQRVRYHLPDEADELLDKRFQIINVWRPIKTIFRDPLGVADAHSVPDSDLIGAALIYPDRAGETYVVKPNSSHKWYFKYAQTPEEVTLIKCFDTEEGVARRVPHSSFIDPDEEDKAPRESIEVRTLVFYD is encoded by the exons ATGGCTGCAGCTGCTGTTGCCTCTCCTGCTGTCAATGCCATTGGGCCCATCAACTCCCATGGTTTAGAATTCGGCAAGCCTCTCAAGCACAACGTCCACACCAAATTCAACTATTACAAGGACCGTGGCGATGGTTCTGCCCCTGCCCCATATGTTATTGG TCGTCCAGAGACCTTGATTGAGCGCCCTCGTGTTGAGATCGACGCAGTCGTCACCGATATTACGGGCGACGAGAGCAAGTATACGCTTGACAGTCACGGATTTCAGTTTTACCGGCACGAAAGCCAAGAGAAGGATTTTTCCGACGATGACAAGATCAAGGCCGAATATTACCCGGAAGTCGAGCAGCTGCTGAAGGATGC GACCGGAGCCCATCGCGTATACATCTTTGACCACACAATTCGCCGCGGTAGCCAGGATAACCGTGCACCTGACGCTGGATTCCGTGGTCCCGTACGCAGCGTCCACGTTGACCAATCGTACGAGGCATCTCGCCAAAGGGTGCGCTATCACTTGCCGGACGAGGCGGATGAGCTCCTTGATAAACGGTTTCAAATCATCAATGTCTGGCGTCCAATCAAGACCATCTTCCGCGACCCTCTGGGCGTGGCTGATGCTCATTCGGTTCCGGACTCAGACCTGATTGGTGCTGCTCTTATCTACCCTGATCGAGCCGGTGAGACATATGTGGTGAAGCCCAACTCATCCCACAAGTGGTACTTCAAATACGCGCAGACCCCTGAGGAGGTTACTTTGATCAAGTGCTTCGATACCGAGGAGGGGGTCGCAAGAAGGGTGCCGCACTCTTCGTTCATTGACCCAGATGAGGAAGATAAGGCACCAAGGGAGAGCATCGAGGTTCGGACTTTGGTCTTTTATGATTAG